From Oceanicaulis alexandrii DSM 11625, one genomic window encodes:
- a CDS encoding peptidylprolyl isomerase, which translates to MAFRLALTILAGIAMMTAAPTASAQQVEGIAAVVNDQPITTLDVRDRMRLIISSAGVQPTEEMLARIQDQAIRGLVDETLQLQQAREFELEVDEAEVDDAIGDIAARSGATVEEVEADLTASGIDINTLRQQVKAEIAWQILVSGRYRSRIRISDQQIETALDRFIQSASQPQYRLGEIFVQITPDGGEERAVGVVQTIYDQLRQGAPFQAVAQQFSDAASASAGGDTGYLPLSGLRPQVAEVVEQMQPGQISNPIRVPGGFQMVALIDSRDGQVVEQLTLTQITLPRSQLTDEKRAALSEAASAINSCDALEEAVSGIDGVFVTNLGDVGANALVPTIRDALSGLEPVSATPVLDTAAGAQVFVLCDKALTGPGVPSPEQIENQLVNQQLSLLSRRWLRDLRRDATIEIR; encoded by the coding sequence ATGGCGTTCCGACTCGCGCTGACTATCCTCGCCGGCATCGCAATGATGACCGCTGCGCCCACAGCCTCCGCCCAGCAGGTGGAAGGCATTGCAGCTGTCGTCAACGACCAGCCGATCACCACGCTGGATGTGCGCGATCGCATGCGGCTGATCATTTCCTCGGCGGGCGTCCAGCCCACTGAAGAGATGCTGGCGCGCATCCAGGATCAGGCCATCCGCGGTCTGGTGGATGAAACGCTTCAGCTTCAACAGGCGCGCGAGTTCGAACTCGAAGTGGACGAAGCGGAAGTGGATGACGCCATCGGCGACATCGCGGCGCGCTCCGGCGCAACCGTTGAAGAGGTGGAAGCCGACCTCACCGCCAGCGGCATCGACATCAATACGCTGCGCCAGCAGGTGAAAGCGGAAATCGCCTGGCAAATTCTGGTCAGCGGCCGCTATCGCTCGCGCATTCGAATCTCCGATCAGCAGATCGAGACAGCGCTGGACCGGTTCATTCAGTCCGCCTCCCAACCGCAATATCGTCTGGGCGAGATTTTCGTGCAGATCACCCCCGATGGCGGCGAAGAGCGGGCGGTCGGCGTCGTTCAGACCATTTATGACCAGCTGCGTCAGGGCGCGCCTTTCCAGGCGGTCGCCCAGCAATTCTCTGACGCGGCCAGCGCCAGCGCAGGCGGCGATACGGGCTATCTGCCCCTGTCGGGTCTGCGTCCCCAAGTGGCTGAAGTCGTGGAACAGATGCAGCCAGGTCAAATTTCCAATCCGATCCGCGTGCCTGGCGGCTTCCAGATGGTCGCCCTGATCGACAGCCGCGATGGCCAGGTGGTCGAACAGCTGACCCTGACCCAGATCACCCTGCCCCGCTCTCAGCTGACCGATGAGAAGCGCGCAGCGCTGTCTGAGGCGGCGAGCGCAATCAATAGCTGCGACGCGCTCGAAGAGGCTGTCAGCGGCATCGACGGCGTTTTTGTCACCAATCTGGGCGATGTGGGCGCAAACGCGCTTGTGCCGACCATTCGTGACGCTTTGAGCGGGCTTGAGCCGGTTTCCGCCACGCCAGTGCTGGACACGGCGGCGGGCGCTCAGGTGTTCGTGCTGTGCGACAAGGCGCTGACCGGTCCGGGCGTGCCGAGCCCGGAGCAGATCGAAAACCAGCTGGTCAATCAGCAATTGTCCCTGCTGTCGCGCCGCTGGCTGCGCGATCTGCGCCGTGACGCCACCATCGAAATCCGGTGA
- the pdxA gene encoding 4-hydroxythreonine-4-phosphate dehydrogenase PdxA has product MIRAPLALTLGDPAGVGPELCLKAWRALRDEDACFVVYGDPAPLLAAAELLDLPRPERVSDADEARKVFSNFLPVIALEASETEAEAAVRSIEAAVDAVRSGEASAIVTNPVSKARLYEIGFKFPGHTEFIAHLTEDLPMHGARGPVMMLSGGGLRTALVSIHTPLLTAIQTLTAEAVVKTAHVVRDALKRDFALAEPRLALAGLNPHAGENGALGREEIDILAPALDQLHGDGVDIVGPLPPDTMFHEEARAGYDAAICLYHDQGLIPVKTLDFHGGVNITLGLPVIRTSPDHGTAFDIAGQGVARPDSLIAALRQADLMTRNREAAS; this is encoded by the coding sequence GTGATCCGCGCGCCTCTGGCTCTGACCCTTGGGGATCCTGCAGGGGTCGGCCCTGAACTTTGCCTGAAAGCCTGGCGCGCCCTGCGCGATGAAGATGCGTGCTTTGTGGTCTATGGCGACCCGGCGCCCCTGCTGGCGGCTGCGGAGCTGCTTGACCTGCCCCGTCCTGAGCGTGTCTCGGACGCGGACGAAGCGCGCAAGGTGTTCTCGAACTTCCTGCCGGTGATCGCACTTGAAGCGTCTGAGACCGAGGCTGAAGCCGCCGTGCGCTCCATAGAGGCGGCGGTAGACGCTGTCCGCTCAGGCGAAGCGAGCGCTATCGTCACCAATCCTGTCTCCAAGGCGCGGCTGTATGAGATCGGGTTCAAGTTTCCCGGCCATACCGAGTTTATCGCACACCTCACTGAAGACCTGCCGATGCACGGCGCGCGCGGCCCGGTGATGATGCTGTCAGGCGGCGGCCTGCGCACGGCGCTCGTCTCAATCCACACGCCGCTTCTGACAGCGATCCAGACATTGACGGCTGAGGCTGTGGTGAAGACCGCACATGTGGTGCGCGATGCGCTGAAGCGCGATTTCGCGCTCGCCGAACCTCGTCTGGCGCTCGCTGGATTGAACCCCCATGCAGGCGAAAACGGCGCCCTGGGGCGTGAGGAGATCGACATCCTCGCCCCCGCTCTGGATCAACTGCACGGTGACGGCGTGGATATCGTCGGCCCCTTGCCGCCAGACACCATGTTTCATGAAGAGGCGCGCGCAGGCTATGACGCCGCGATCTGCCTGTATCATGATCAGGGGCTGATCCCGGTGAAAACCCTCGATTTTCATGGCGGCGTGAATATCACGCTGGGGCTTCCGGTCATCCGCACCAGCCCCGATCACGGCACCGCCTTTGACATCGCCGGACAGGGCGTGGCGCGGCCTGACAGCCTGATCGCCGCCCTGCGTCAGGCGGATCTGATGACGCGCAACCGAGAGGCTGCGTCATGA
- a CDS encoding LptF/LptG family permease — protein sequence MFGRLWRYIFIQTLIGLIGAALIITAVIMLIDFVETSRDIGTRVGISAFQALHLSMLKVPLLVQDTLPFIVLFGVLFTFFRLNRRSELIVMRASGYSAWRILAPVAILAALTGAVSTLALNPLGAASNARFEATREALFEGEGQSSGADQSGPVWLRETTATGYTMITAQQQGADDASLTQPVFRQYVLSETGAPTLDRRITADEAELNGGFWSLLNAVEYAPGGQAVALGDVALPTNVGRQALFERARSPGAVSFWQLPAVINSARDAGLSSLAYELRWHGLLAQPLMLVAAALMGIAATLRLHRLGGAAAFAVAGATAGFILYFSQELMLGLGASGAITPPTAAWTTPALFSLAGLFFIAATEDG from the coding sequence ATGTTCGGACGTCTCTGGCGCTATATCTTCATCCAGACCCTGATCGGGCTGATCGGCGCAGCGTTGATCATCACCGCCGTGATCATGCTGATCGACTTTGTCGAAACCTCCCGCGATATCGGCACGCGGGTCGGCATTTCCGCCTTTCAGGCGCTGCACCTGTCGATGCTGAAAGTGCCGCTGCTGGTGCAGGACACCCTGCCCTTCATCGTGCTGTTCGGGGTGTTGTTCACCTTCTTCCGGCTCAACCGCCGGTCTGAACTGATCGTCATGCGCGCCTCAGGGTATTCCGCCTGGCGCATTCTGGCGCCGGTGGCGATCCTGGCGGCGCTGACAGGGGCCGTCAGCACGCTGGCGCTCAATCCGCTGGGCGCCGCGTCCAACGCCCGGTTCGAAGCCACGCGTGAAGCCCTGTTTGAAGGCGAAGGCCAGTCCAGCGGCGCGGACCAGTCCGGCCCGGTCTGGCTGCGTGAGACGACGGCGACCGGCTACACCATGATCACCGCCCAGCAGCAAGGCGCGGACGACGCCTCGCTGACCCAGCCGGTGTTTCGCCAATATGTTCTGTCAGAGACTGGCGCGCCGACACTGGATCGACGCATCACCGCCGATGAAGCCGAGCTCAATGGCGGCTTCTGGAGCCTTCTGAACGCGGTGGAGTACGCGCCGGGCGGCCAGGCCGTGGCTCTGGGCGATGTGGCGCTTCCCACCAATGTGGGGCGACAGGCTCTGTTTGAACGCGCCCGCTCGCCCGGCGCCGTGTCGTTCTGGCAATTGCCCGCCGTCATCAATTCCGCGCGTGACGCCGGTTTGTCATCGCTGGCGTATGAGCTGCGCTGGCACGGGCTTCTGGCTCAGCCGCTCATGCTGGTCGCGGCGGCGCTGATGGGCATCGCCGCCACCTTGCGCCTGCATCGCCTGGGCGGTGCAGCCGCCTTCGCGGTGGCTGGCGCGACAGCGGGGTTCATTCTCTATTTCAGCCAGGAACTGATGCTGGGCCTTGGGGCGTCCGGGGCGATCACCCCGCCCACCGCCGCCTGGACGACACCCGCCCTGTTCTCACTGGCCGGTTTATTCTTTATCGCAGCCACCGAAGACGGCTGA
- a CDS encoding S9 family peptidase: protein MTFKTSLLIVSSLCVLAACGPASTGPVTVSASEATTATAVSVQSEPELGHSAEVFFNTTSYGMGASSGYAFSSETGEILISSDETGVINAYALDPESGDKRALTASDTNATYALSWFPEDDRILVTADGGGDELNHIYVREADGALRDLTPGENVKASFMGWSADGSQIWISTNERDPAAFDLYAYDAETYERSLVFENADALSMSAISPDGRWLALDRPRTSADSDILLADLTSDEAPVLITEHEGNIAYGAYDFTADSTALVYATNEYGEWNQAWTYDLATGDRAPLIEADWDVMYVGYSPSGQYRVSAVNNDGFTDVTVLDTATGETVSLPDSVPAGDLAGVRFNEDETQMAFGVTSSVAPNNIHWVDLQTGTHRQLTEALNPELKPEDLVEAEVVRFDSFDGVTVPGIMYRPHNASADRPVPALVWVHGGPGGQSRAGYSAAIQHLVNNGYAVYAANNRGSSGYGKTFFHMDDRRHGEEDLQDIVAAGDYLRSLDWVRDDAVGVIGGSYGGYITAAALTFHPEAFDVGINIFGVTNWVRTLESIPPWWESFREALYDEMGDPATDAERHRAISPLFHADQIVKPMLVIQGANDPRVLQVESDELVAAARENGAIVEYVLFPDEGHGFRRRENRITASDAYLNFLGEYLAGETPEGDSE, encoded by the coding sequence ATGACCTTTAAAACCAGCCTGCTGATTGTCTCGAGCCTGTGTGTGCTAGCCGCCTGCGGTCCGGCCTCCACCGGCCCCGTCACCGTCAGCGCCTCTGAAGCGACCACCGCCACGGCGGTCTCTGTTCAGTCAGAGCCGGAGCTGGGCCATTCGGCCGAAGTGTTCTTCAACACCACCTCTTACGGCATGGGCGCGAGCTCAGGATACGCCTTCTCCAGCGAGACGGGCGAAATCCTGATTTCGTCTGATGAAACCGGGGTGATCAACGCCTATGCGCTTGACCCTGAGAGCGGCGATAAACGTGCGCTGACGGCGTCAGACACCAACGCCACCTATGCGCTGTCCTGGTTTCCCGAAGATGACCGCATCCTGGTGACCGCTGATGGCGGCGGGGACGAGCTCAATCATATTTATGTGCGTGAAGCCGATGGCGCCCTGCGCGACCTGACGCCGGGTGAGAACGTCAAGGCGAGCTTTATGGGCTGGTCCGCGGACGGCTCGCAGATCTGGATCAGCACCAATGAGCGCGATCCGGCCGCGTTCGACCTTTATGCCTATGACGCGGAGACCTACGAACGCAGCCTTGTCTTTGAGAATGCCGATGCCTTGTCCATGTCGGCGATCAGTCCGGACGGGCGCTGGCTGGCGCTGGACCGGCCACGCACCTCGGCGGACAGCGATATCTTGCTGGCGGATCTGACCTCGGATGAAGCGCCTGTTCTGATCACCGAGCACGAAGGCAATATCGCCTATGGCGCCTATGACTTCACCGCGGATTCCACCGCTTTGGTCTACGCGACCAACGAGTATGGCGAGTGGAACCAGGCCTGGACCTATGATCTGGCCACCGGCGATCGCGCCCCGCTTATCGAAGCGGACTGGGACGTGATGTATGTGGGCTATTCGCCCAGCGGCCAGTACCGGGTCAGCGCCGTCAATAATGACGGCTTCACCGATGTGACCGTGCTCGACACGGCGACCGGCGAGACGGTCAGCCTGCCTGACAGCGTGCCTGCCGGTGATCTGGCCGGCGTCCGCTTCAATGAAGATGAAACCCAGATGGCGTTTGGCGTGACCTCATCGGTGGCGCCCAACAATATCCACTGGGTTGATCTTCAGACCGGAACGCATCGCCAGCTCACCGAAGCGCTCAACCCCGAGCTGAAGCCCGAAGACCTGGTGGAAGCCGAGGTCGTCCGCTTTGACAGTTTTGACGGCGTGACCGTGCCCGGCATCATGTACCGCCCGCACAATGCCAGCGCGGATAGGCCTGTGCCGGCGCTGGTCTGGGTGCATGGCGGGCCGGGCGGGCAAAGCCGGGCCGGCTATAGCGCCGCGATCCAGCACCTCGTGAACAATGGCTACGCCGTCTACGCCGCCAATAATCGCGGCTCTTCGGGCTATGGCAAAACCTTCTTCCATATGGATGACCGTCGTCATGGCGAGGAAGACCTGCAGGACATCGTGGCGGCGGGCGATTATCTGCGCTCGCTCGACTGGGTGCGCGATGACGCCGTGGGCGTGATCGGCGGTTCTTATGGCGGCTATATCACTGCCGCCGCTTTGACCTTCCACCCGGAAGCTTTTGACGTGGGCATCAATATTTTCGGCGTCACCAACTGGGTGCGGACGCTGGAATCCATCCCGCCCTGGTGGGAAAGCTTCCGCGAAGCGCTGTACGACGAGATGGGCGATCCGGCGACGGACGCCGAGCGTCACCGGGCGATCTCTCCGCTTTTCCACGCCGACCAGATCGTCAAACCCATGCTGGTGATCCAGGGCGCCAATGATCCGCGGGTGCTGCAGGTGGAAAGCGATGAGCTGGTCGCCGCGGCCCGCGAGAACGGCGCCATTGTGGAGTATGTGCTCTTCCCCGATGAAGGGCATGGGTTCCGCCGCCGCGAAAACCGCATCACGGCGTCAGACGCCTATCTGAACTTCCTGGGTGAGTATCTGGCGGGTGAAACGCCGGAAGGCGACAGCGAGTAA
- a CDS encoding LPS-assembly protein LptD has protein sequence MNALYRSAALAALLAAASPAAMAQTVSNDRVYLDADELIQDQQQGLYIARGDVRLQSGERVLFAQELIYNPALNRVVASGGVQIFDGSEPAQFAEEVELSDDLREGVARGFATLLENNGRAAAGAALRRPDGSVELSNAYYTACELCESGEDEPTWRLRASRVVRDTQNKVIYYRNVRLEVLGRPILYSPVFAHADPSAARQSGFLFPVLNSSNRLGFSYQQPYLWAIGPSQELIVSPRYMGKVNPLLQLDWSRRFYSGEMNVQTSFTYEQEFDQDGKFGDEELRGHVFADGLFRFNQNFRWGFGVEAVSGDLYLRRYGFEESPDRADGLFEIRDQRMLLNQVFFIGDGEHFHGDATVIHFNKLQENVDDDTLPLISPLIRFGAELPMPRWAGDLDFSFNTANLQRNAGDDYTRASLALDWTRPTILPGGLRAEAFALARADAYAFNETDASGNEIDSTNLTRSLGAAGLDLSLPFVRPGESVNWLIAPRMAAIIASSDNADSTPVNVDSLSIEFQQSQLFDAARANGYDLWEDGARLDVGLTVAADWRGALPGELEVFAGRSFRLDGDQRFPASSGLADDDSDWIGQIELDLGQFDLDARARIDSESQEINRLDLTAGFDAWRVSMNTRYTRRTDAASTRQLEEVTASAGFAITEDWSVVYDGVIDLEENEIRRQRAGLQYRDECTSLRILWERDNIDVANLGPSDSVKLEIVLFTLGGLSDD, from the coding sequence ATGAACGCGTTGTACCGATCTGCGGCACTGGCCGCCCTGTTGGCGGCGGCAAGCCCTGCAGCGATGGCGCAGACTGTCAGCAATGATCGAGTGTATCTGGACGCGGACGAGCTGATCCAGGATCAGCAGCAGGGCCTGTATATTGCGCGGGGCGATGTCCGGCTGCAATCGGGCGAGCGAGTGCTGTTCGCGCAAGAACTGATCTACAACCCCGCCCTCAATCGCGTGGTCGCCAGCGGCGGCGTGCAGATCTTTGACGGCAGCGAACCCGCGCAATTCGCCGAGGAAGTCGAGCTGAGCGATGATCTGCGCGAAGGCGTGGCGCGCGGCTTTGCAACCTTGCTTGAAAACAATGGCCGCGCCGCTGCGGGCGCAGCCCTGCGCCGCCCGGACGGCTCGGTGGAGCTGTCGAACGCCTATTATACCGCTTGCGAGCTGTGCGAGAGCGGCGAGGACGAACCCACCTGGCGCCTGCGGGCGAGCCGGGTGGTGCGAGACACCCAGAACAAGGTGATCTATTACCGCAATGTGCGGCTGGAAGTGCTGGGCCGACCGATCCTTTACTCTCCGGTTTTCGCCCATGCCGACCCGTCCGCCGCGCGCCAGTCAGGCTTTCTGTTCCCGGTTCTGAACAGCTCCAATCGTCTGGGCTTCAGCTATCAGCAGCCGTATTTGTGGGCCATTGGACCGTCCCAGGAATTGATCGTTTCACCGCGCTATATGGGCAAGGTGAACCCGCTTCTGCAGCTGGACTGGAGCCGCCGTTTCTATTCCGGCGAGATGAACGTCCAGACCAGCTTCACCTATGAGCAGGAGTTCGATCAGGACGGCAAATTCGGCGACGAAGAGCTGCGCGGCCATGTGTTCGCGGACGGGCTGTTCCGCTTCAACCAGAATTTCCGATGGGGCTTTGGCGTCGAGGCGGTGAGCGGCGATCTGTATCTGCGCCGCTACGGATTCGAGGAATCCCCGGACCGCGCTGACGGCCTGTTCGAGATTCGCGATCAGCGCATGCTGCTCAACCAGGTGTTCTTCATCGGTGATGGCGAACATTTCCATGGCGACGCCACGGTGATCCATTTCAACAAGCTGCAGGAAAACGTCGATGACGACACCCTGCCGCTGATTTCGCCCCTGATCCGGTTCGGCGCTGAATTGCCGATGCCGAGATGGGCGGGCGATCTGGATTTCAGCTTCAACACCGCCAATCTGCAGCGAAACGCCGGTGATGATTATACGCGCGCCAGCCTGGCGCTGGACTGGACCCGACCGACCATCCTGCCCGGCGGATTGCGGGCTGAGGCGTTCGCTCTGGCGCGCGCTGACGCATATGCCTTCAATGAGACCGACGCGTCGGGCAACGAGATAGACAGCACCAATCTGACCCGCTCACTCGGCGCGGCGGGCCTCGATCTCAGCCTGCCCTTCGTTCGGCCGGGCGAGAGCGTGAACTGGCTGATTGCGCCGCGCATGGCCGCGATCATCGCCAGCAGCGACAACGCCGACAGCACGCCGGTCAATGTCGACAGCCTGTCGATCGAGTTTCAGCAAAGCCAGTTGTTCGACGCCGCCCGCGCCAATGGCTATGATTTGTGGGAAGACGGCGCCCGCCTGGATGTGGGCCTGACCGTCGCCGCAGACTGGCGCGGCGCCCTGCCTGGCGAGCTGGAAGTGTTCGCAGGCCGCAGCTTCCGTCTAGACGGCGATCAGCGCTTCCCGGCTTCCAGCGGTCTGGCCGACGATGATTCGGACTGGATCGGGCAGATCGAGCTTGATCTGGGCCAGTTTGACCTCGACGCCCGCGCCCGGATCGATTCTGAAAGCCAGGAAATCAATCGTCTGGACCTGACCGCCGGTTTTGACGCCTGGCGGGTTTCGATGAACACGCGATACACCCGCCGCACCGACGCCGCCTCCACCCGACAGCTGGAGGAGGTGACGGCCAGCGCCGGTTTCGCAATCACCGAGGACTGGTCTGTGGTCTATGACGGCGTGATTGACCTTGAAGAGAACGAAATCCGCCGCCAGCGCGCGGGACTGCAATATCGCGATGAATGCACCAGCCTGCGTATTCTTTGGGAGCGCGATAATATCGATGTGGCCAATCTGGGCCCCAGCGACTCCGTCAAACTTGAGATCGTGCTGTTCACACTGGGCGGCCTGAGTGATGATTAA
- the rsmA gene encoding 16S rRNA (adenine(1518)-N(6)/adenine(1519)-N(6))-dimethyltransferase RsmA: protein MSMDQLPPLRAVIAEHGLNADKRFGQHYLLDLNLTAKIARLCGDMSGATVMEVGPGPGGLTRALFSEGAARVTVIEKDRRFVPALEQIGEAAPGCFSIIEADALKVDEAALPFEGERILASNLPYNVGTALLIKWLQADPIWWTRLVLMFQKEVAERVVATASDKQYGRLAILTAAVAKSRHAFTVPARAFTPPPKVDSAVVVLEPLPEDQRFSDLKALSTVTESAFGQRRKTLRKSLGPAASQTGKSAEALLEDAGIDPGARAETIPPEGFFKLAKAWRAARG from the coding sequence ATGAGCATGGATCAGTTGCCGCCGCTGCGCGCGGTGATCGCCGAACACGGGCTCAACGCGGACAAGCGCTTCGGCCAGCATTACCTGCTCGATCTCAATCTGACCGCCAAGATCGCCCGGCTGTGCGGGGATATGAGCGGCGCCACCGTCATGGAAGTCGGCCCCGGTCCCGGCGGGCTGACGCGCGCGCTGTTCAGCGAAGGCGCCGCGCGCGTGACGGTGATCGAAAAGGACCGCCGCTTCGTGCCGGCGCTGGAACAAATCGGCGAAGCTGCGCCGGGCTGCTTCTCCATCATTGAAGCGGATGCGCTGAAAGTGGATGAAGCCGCCCTGCCCTTTGAAGGCGAGCGGATTCTGGCGTCCAACCTGCCCTATAATGTGGGGACAGCTCTGTTGATCAAATGGCTGCAGGCCGATCCGATCTGGTGGACGCGGCTTGTCTTGATGTTTCAAAAGGAAGTGGCCGAACGCGTGGTCGCCACAGCCAGCGACAAGCAATACGGGCGGCTCGCCATTCTGACCGCCGCCGTGGCCAAATCTCGCCATGCCTTCACCGTTCCGGCCCGCGCCTTCACCCCGCCGCCCAAGGTGGACAGCGCGGTCGTAGTGCTTGAGCCCCTGCCCGAGGATCAGCGTTTTTCAGACCTCAAGGCGCTCTCAACCGTAACGGAAAGCGCTTTCGGCCAACGCCGCAAGACCTTGCGCAAATCACTCGGCCCGGCGGCGAGCCAGACGGGCAAAAGCGCAGAGGCGCTGCTCGAGGACGCCGGGATAGACCCCGGCGCGCGCGCGGAAACCATTCCGCCCGAAGGCTTTTTCAAGCTTGCCAAAGCCTGGCGCGCGGCCCGGGGCTAG
- a CDS encoding LptF/LptG family permease, translating into MTLFQRYTFRQALWPFLGAMAALTGLAVLTQSLSNLDLMAERGETALVLIYITVLAMPQVIALLLPIAVFLAVAISLNRLTSDSELTVAAAAGMSRFQRVSPFLRLAIYVVLVNLVINLFVQPASFREMRQQLFEIRTDLAASFMREGEFVPLGDQVTFYVREISDDSVLNDVFIVDRRTGQSAAYAARRGRIAATERGPVMLLEDGVRTQIDQSGVLTNLSFDSTKVELTVFVDNTASLFFKESDKFLSELLRPTPADIARAGGKDRLLAEGHYRLSAPLYSLAFALIALAAYMSGEHRRIGYGRNLIIAGASAVILRLVGFGVQAAAESDDGMNAVQYLVPLLGIAVAIAIIGRPRRRAPRPAPSPATLAEA; encoded by the coding sequence ATGACCCTGTTTCAACGCTATACTTTCAGACAGGCGCTCTGGCCCTTCCTGGGCGCCATGGCGGCGCTGACCGGTCTGGCGGTCCTGACCCAGTCGCTTTCCAATCTCGATCTGATGGCGGAACGCGGTGAAACGGCGCTGGTTCTGATCTACATCACCGTGCTGGCCATGCCGCAGGTGATCGCGCTCCTGCTGCCGATCGCGGTGTTTCTGGCCGTGGCGATTTCTCTCAACCGGCTAACGAGCGATTCTGAACTGACGGTCGCGGCGGCGGCGGGCATGAGCCGGTTCCAGCGCGTCAGCCCCTTCCTGCGCCTCGCCATCTATGTGGTCCTGGTCAATCTGGTGATCAATCTGTTCGTCCAGCCGGCGAGCTTTCGCGAGATGCGCCAGCAATTGTTCGAGATTCGCACCGACCTCGCCGCCAGCTTTATGCGCGAGGGCGAGTTTGTGCCGCTGGGCGATCAGGTGACCTTTTATGTGCGCGAGATCAGTGATGACAGCGTGCTCAATGACGTCTTCATCGTCGACCGGCGCACCGGCCAGTCCGCCGCCTACGCCGCCCGGCGCGGCCGGATCGCCGCGACAGAACGCGGCCCGGTCATGCTGCTCGAAGACGGGGTGCGCACCCAGATCGACCAGTCGGGCGTTCTGACCAATCTCAGTTTTGACAGCACCAAGGTCGAGCTCACCGTGTTCGTGGACAACACGGCCTCGCTGTTCTTCAAGGAGAGCGACAAATTCCTCTCCGAGCTGTTGCGCCCCACCCCTGCGGACATCGCCCGCGCCGGCGGCAAGGACCGGCTGCTGGCCGAAGGGCATTACCGGCTCTCCGCTCCGCTTTACAGCCTGGCCTTCGCGCTGATCGCGCTAGCGGCCTACATGTCCGGCGAACATCGCCGGATCGGCTATGGGCGCAATCTGATCATCGCCGGCGCGAGCGCCGTGATCTTGCGCCTTGTGGGCTTTGGCGTACAGGCGGCGGCGGAATCCGATGACGGCATGAACGCCGTGCAATACCTCGTGCCGCTCCTGGGCATTGCGGTTGCGATCGCAATCATCGGGCGCCCGCGTCGCCGGGCGCCCCGGCCCGCGCCTTCGCCGGCCACACTGGCGGAGGCCTGA